A genomic region of Syntrophaceae bacterium contains the following coding sequences:
- a CDS encoding helix-turn-helix domain-containing protein encodes MLAAMIAKGVEANIIAKTTPGRWMTLKEAMAYAKVKSEDTIRKWINSGYIYAHKRTGQWIVDRESIDDWFSSDKMHF; translated from the coding sequence ATGCTTGCCGCCATGATTGCCAAAGGAGTTGAGGCTAATATCATAGCCAAAACAACACCTGGTCGCTGGATGACCCTCAAAGAGGCAATGGCATATGCTAAGGTAAAGTCAGAAGATACTATCAGAAAATGGATTAATTCCGGGTACATTTATGCACACAAACGAACTGGGCAATGGATAGTGGACCGCGAATCCATAGACGATTGGTTTTCGTCGGATAAAATGCACTTTTGA
- a CDS encoding type II toxin-antitoxin system HicB family antitoxin gives MKNILQYKGYTGSVAFDADDKIFHGRVLGIRAIIGFEGTTVEDLEKDFQAGVSDYLNMCAGKGMEPEKPFKGTFNIRIDPSLHQQLVVHAVDEGKTLNAFIRDVLEKAISEKCA, from the coding sequence ATGAAAAATATTCTTCAATACAAGGGATATACGGGCAGTGTTGCTTTTGATGCCGATGACAAAATCTTCCATGGGAGAGTGCTCGGGATCAGGGCCATAATCGGGTTTGAAGGCACGACGGTTGAAGATTTGGAAAAGGATTTCCAAGCCGGCGTTAGTGACTATCTCAATATGTGCGCGGGCAAGGGTATGGAGCCGGAAAAACCGTTCAAAGGGACTTTTAATATACGCATCGATCCCTCTCTTCACCAACAGCTTGTTGTTCATGCCGTCGATGAAGGAAAGACACTGAATGCTTTTATTAGAGATGTCTTAGAGAAAGCTATTTCTGAGAAGTGTGCATGA